The following proteins are encoded in a genomic region of Asterias amurensis chromosome 5, ASM3211899v1:
- the LOC139936979 gene encoding cytoplasmic dynein 1 intermediate chain 2-like isoform X1, translating into MSDRKAELERKKLRLQQIREEKKRKEEEKKKREATDATKAVEAGGGGQDKNLERRRQDADALLQELGLPQPGLAPPSPSKSSVSETGSQDSTPDGAPYIPSASPRHKPKLGLSKPTIMGFPPKELVTYAKETQTPTETSDKSDQSDSEDDEEMPPEPAPVAPVPEVAPVEEEKEEEPKVIELTEEEKEQFLSSEEFLSLFSHSTKLVERALTEDKGIFMDYRGKGDEDGDGDKDAGAKLSLNCQFFDERWSRHRTVTSLDWSTQFPELVVASYNNNEESPHEPDGVALVWNNKFKKTSPEFVFHFQSAVMSASFARFHPNLVIGGTYSGQIVLWDNRSNKRTPVQRSPLSAAAHTHPVYCVNVVGTQNAHNLISVSTDGKMCSWSLDMLSQPQDSMELHYKQSKSVAVMSMTFPSNDVNNFVVGSEDGSVYTACRHGSKAGINESYEAHQGPVTGIDCHHVQGQLDFSHLFLSSSFDWTMKLWSLKQSKPLYSFEDNSDYVYDVQWSPVHPALFAAVDGMGKLDLWNLNNETEVPTASVTLDGQPAANRVRWSHNGQQIAAGDAEGRVFIYDVGESLATPRHDEWSRFVRTLADIKAVTADADDDDVSR; encoded by the exons ATGTCGGACCGAAAGGCTGAGCTTGAGCGCAAGAAGCTTCGTCTTCAACAAATCAGAGAAGAGAAAAAACGCAAagaggaagaaaagaaaaaacgagag GCTACTGATGCGACTAAGGCTGTTGAAGCAGGCGGTGGTGGACAAGACAAGAATCTTGAGAGGAGACGACAAGATGCAGATGCCCTACTCCAAGAGCTAGGCTTGCCACAACCAG GCTTAGCACCACCCTCTCCTTCAAAGTCATCTGTAAGTGAAACAGGGAGTCAGGATTCTACACCAGATGGTGCTCCTTATATACCAAG TGCCAGTCCAAGGCATAAGCCCAAACTGGGTTTATCAAAGCCTACTATCATGGGATTTCCACCCAAGGAACTGGTGACCTACGCTAAGGAGACACAGACTCCGACAGAGACTAGTGACAAATCAG ACCAATCGGACAGCGAAG ATGATGAAGAGATGCCTCCTGAACCGGCTCCAGTTGCACCGGTCCCTGAAGTTGCTCCAGTTGAAGAAGAAAAGGAAGAAGAACCCAAAG TGATTGAGTTGACAGAGGAAGAGAAGGAGCAGTTCTTATCATCAGAGGAGTTCTTGAGTCTGTTCAGTCACAGCACTAAGCTTGTAGAGAGGGCTCTGACTGAGGATAAAGGAATCTTCATGGACTACAGGGGCAAAGGAGACGAGGATGGAGATGG AGATAAGGATGCTGGGGCCAAGCTTTCGTTGAACTGCCAGTTCTTTGATGAGCGCTGGTCTCGTCATCGCACTGTGACCTCCCTAGACTGGTCAACCCAG TTTCCGGAGCTTGTTGTGGCCTCTTATAACAACAATGAGGAATCTCCACATGAGCCTGATGGAGTCGCTTTGGTCTGGAACAATAAATTCAAAAAGACTTCCCCTGAGTTTGTCTTCCATTTCCAG TCTGCAGTGATGTCCGCATCCTTTGCTCGTTTCCATCCTAACCTCGTGATAGGAGGCACCTACTCTGGCCAGATTGTGCTGTGGGATAACCGCAGTAACAAGAGGACACCAGTGCAGCGCTCTCCACTATCTGCAGCAGCTCATACG CACCCTGTGTACTGTGTGAATGTAGTAGGAACCCAGAATGCTCACAATTTGATAAGCGTATCAACTGATGGCAAGATGTGCTCATGGAGTCTAGACATGCTGTCCCAGCCACAG GACAGTATGGAGCTTCATTACAAGCAATCCAAGTCGGTAGCCGTGATGTCTATGACCTTCCCCAGCAATGATGTCAATAACTTTGTGGTCGGTAGTGAAGACGGATCTGTGTACACTGCATGCAGACACGGCAG CAAAGCTGGTATCAATGAGTCGTACGAGGCACACCAGGGACCAGTCACTGGTATTGATTGTCATCATGTACAGGGACAGCTAGATTTCTCTCATCTCTTCCTATCATCATCGTTTGATTGGACCATGAAACTATGGAGTCTCAAA CAATCTAAACCTCTATACTCATTTGAGGACAACAGTGATTATGTTTACGATGTGCAATGGTCACCGGTTCACCCAGCTTTGTTCGCTGCGGTGGATGGGATGGGAAAACTGGACCTGTGGAATCTTAACAATGAAACAGAG GTTCCTACTGCTAGTGTGACCCTTGATGGTCAGCCAGCAGCCAACCGAGTCCGATGGTCTCACAACGGTCAGCAGATAGCAGCTGGCGATGCAGAGGGTAGAGTCTTTATCTATGATGTAGGAGAG agTCTTGCCACTCCAAGGCACGATGAATGGTCTCGTTTTGTCCGTACGTTAGCCGACATCAAAGCAGTCACAGCAGATGCTGATGATGACGACGTATCCAGATAG
- the LOC139936979 gene encoding cytoplasmic dynein 1 intermediate chain 2-like isoform X2: MSDRKAELERKKLRLQQIREEKKRKEEEKKKREATDATKAVEAGGGGQDKNLERRRQDADALLQELGLPQPGLAPPSPSKSSVSETGSQDSTPDGAPYIPSASPRHKPKLGLSKPTIMGFPPKELVTYAKETQTPTETSDKSDDEEMPPEPAPVAPVPEVAPVEEEKEEEPKVIELTEEEKEQFLSSEEFLSLFSHSTKLVERALTEDKGIFMDYRGKGDEDGDGDKDAGAKLSLNCQFFDERWSRHRTVTSLDWSTQFPELVVASYNNNEESPHEPDGVALVWNNKFKKTSPEFVFHFQSAVMSASFARFHPNLVIGGTYSGQIVLWDNRSNKRTPVQRSPLSAAAHTHPVYCVNVVGTQNAHNLISVSTDGKMCSWSLDMLSQPQDSMELHYKQSKSVAVMSMTFPSNDVNNFVVGSEDGSVYTACRHGSKAGINESYEAHQGPVTGIDCHHVQGQLDFSHLFLSSSFDWTMKLWSLKQSKPLYSFEDNSDYVYDVQWSPVHPALFAAVDGMGKLDLWNLNNETEVPTASVTLDGQPAANRVRWSHNGQQIAAGDAEGRVFIYDVGESLATPRHDEWSRFVRTLADIKAVTADADDDDVSR; encoded by the exons ATGTCGGACCGAAAGGCTGAGCTTGAGCGCAAGAAGCTTCGTCTTCAACAAATCAGAGAAGAGAAAAAACGCAAagaggaagaaaagaaaaaacgagag GCTACTGATGCGACTAAGGCTGTTGAAGCAGGCGGTGGTGGACAAGACAAGAATCTTGAGAGGAGACGACAAGATGCAGATGCCCTACTCCAAGAGCTAGGCTTGCCACAACCAG GCTTAGCACCACCCTCTCCTTCAAAGTCATCTGTAAGTGAAACAGGGAGTCAGGATTCTACACCAGATGGTGCTCCTTATATACCAAG TGCCAGTCCAAGGCATAAGCCCAAACTGGGTTTATCAAAGCCTACTATCATGGGATTTCCACCCAAGGAACTGGTGACCTACGCTAAGGAGACACAGACTCCGACAGAGACTAGTGACAAATCAG ATGATGAAGAGATGCCTCCTGAACCGGCTCCAGTTGCACCGGTCCCTGAAGTTGCTCCAGTTGAAGAAGAAAAGGAAGAAGAACCCAAAG TGATTGAGTTGACAGAGGAAGAGAAGGAGCAGTTCTTATCATCAGAGGAGTTCTTGAGTCTGTTCAGTCACAGCACTAAGCTTGTAGAGAGGGCTCTGACTGAGGATAAAGGAATCTTCATGGACTACAGGGGCAAAGGAGACGAGGATGGAGATGG AGATAAGGATGCTGGGGCCAAGCTTTCGTTGAACTGCCAGTTCTTTGATGAGCGCTGGTCTCGTCATCGCACTGTGACCTCCCTAGACTGGTCAACCCAG TTTCCGGAGCTTGTTGTGGCCTCTTATAACAACAATGAGGAATCTCCACATGAGCCTGATGGAGTCGCTTTGGTCTGGAACAATAAATTCAAAAAGACTTCCCCTGAGTTTGTCTTCCATTTCCAG TCTGCAGTGATGTCCGCATCCTTTGCTCGTTTCCATCCTAACCTCGTGATAGGAGGCACCTACTCTGGCCAGATTGTGCTGTGGGATAACCGCAGTAACAAGAGGACACCAGTGCAGCGCTCTCCACTATCTGCAGCAGCTCATACG CACCCTGTGTACTGTGTGAATGTAGTAGGAACCCAGAATGCTCACAATTTGATAAGCGTATCAACTGATGGCAAGATGTGCTCATGGAGTCTAGACATGCTGTCCCAGCCACAG GACAGTATGGAGCTTCATTACAAGCAATCCAAGTCGGTAGCCGTGATGTCTATGACCTTCCCCAGCAATGATGTCAATAACTTTGTGGTCGGTAGTGAAGACGGATCTGTGTACACTGCATGCAGACACGGCAG CAAAGCTGGTATCAATGAGTCGTACGAGGCACACCAGGGACCAGTCACTGGTATTGATTGTCATCATGTACAGGGACAGCTAGATTTCTCTCATCTCTTCCTATCATCATCGTTTGATTGGACCATGAAACTATGGAGTCTCAAA CAATCTAAACCTCTATACTCATTTGAGGACAACAGTGATTATGTTTACGATGTGCAATGGTCACCGGTTCACCCAGCTTTGTTCGCTGCGGTGGATGGGATGGGAAAACTGGACCTGTGGAATCTTAACAATGAAACAGAG GTTCCTACTGCTAGTGTGACCCTTGATGGTCAGCCAGCAGCCAACCGAGTCCGATGGTCTCACAACGGTCAGCAGATAGCAGCTGGCGATGCAGAGGGTAGAGTCTTTATCTATGATGTAGGAGAG agTCTTGCCACTCCAAGGCACGATGAATGGTCTCGTTTTGTCCGTACGTTAGCCGACATCAAAGCAGTCACAGCAGATGCTGATGATGACGACGTATCCAGATAG